GTCACCGGAGGAAGTAAATGCACCGGATAGGCGTCCGCCATCTCGTGGGCGATGATGCAGGCGATAGCCGAGTCCGTGATCAACGGCAGGTAGCGGCCGTGCTGCCCGAACGAGCCGACAGGCAGGATAGCCACGCTCGGCTGCTGCTCCTCGACGTCGGTGCTTGTGGTGGTTGGCAGCAGGTTCACGGAACTCCTGGATGATCAGGACGTCCGTGCGCACTTCGTGATCCGGCGTTGGGCTCGGCTCGGAGACTTCCACTGCGTTGCGCCGCAACGTAGGTAGTTCCCCACGGCATCGAGCGTTGGCCGTGATGGCGGACGAGTAGAACCCCGGCGCCTCGTGGACGCGTGGGTGTAGCCGGACAAAGTGTCCGGCCCGTTCTAGGCCCGAAAGCGGATGTTGAGCACGGCACCGCAGCCCGAATCGCTCCCTGATCTCGCGGCCTGCTCGGCCGCTACCGTGGATGACGGACCAAAGTGGGGGAGGCAGCGCGCATGCGTGGTCTTGGTGATCACCTCAGCATCGGAGAGCGTATCGCGTTCTACCGCGAGCGCCGGGGCTATACGCAGCCTGTCCTCGCCGGCCTCGTCGGTCACAGCACCGACTGGCTGTCGAAGATCGAGCGAGGCGTGCGGAAGCCGCCCAGGATCGACAAGCTCGCTGAGCTCGCTCGTGTACTGCGTATCCCGCTCGGTGACTTGATGGGTCAGCCCGTCCTCCTGGAGGACGAGGAAAAGCACATGGACGACGTGCCGGCCGTCCGCGATGCGTCGATGAGCCCTCGGCGGCTGTCCAAGCTGCTGTTCGGTCCCACGGCGGAGCGGCAGTTGCCGCGGCCGGACCAGGCGCAGGTCTTCGTCGAGCGCGGCTGGGGCGACTACCAGGCCGGCGTTCTTGGCGACGTCATCGCCGCCCTGCCCGGCCTGCTGAGGACCGCCCAGGAGCTGGAAGACCTTCCGCATGGCGATCAGCGGAGACGCGGCCTCGCCGTCTCGGCTCGTACGCATCACCTGGCGGCGACCACCCTCGCCAAGGTCGGCGAGTCCGACCTGTCGTGGCTCGCGGCCGAGCGAGCCATGCGGGCCGCCGACGAATCCGAGGACCCGCTGTCGCTTGTGTCCGCTGCCCGCTCCGGCACGCACGCACTGCTGGCCAACGGGCGCTACGAGGACGCCCTCGAACTCGGCGATACCGCGGCGGCCTGGCTCGCCAGTCAGGTTCACGACGACGACCCGGCCGCCTTG
This genomic window from Streptomyces sp. DG2A-72 contains:
- a CDS encoding helix-turn-helix domain-containing protein gives rise to the protein MRGLGDHLSIGERIAFYRERRGYTQPVLAGLVGHSTDWLSKIERGVRKPPRIDKLAELARVLRIPLGDLMGQPVLLEDEEKHMDDVPAVRDASMSPRRLSKLLFGPTAERQLPRPDQAQVFVERGWGDYQAGVLGDVIAALPGLLRTAQELEDLPHGDQRRRGLAVSARTHHLAATTLAKVGESDLSWLAAERAMRAADESEDPLSLVSAARSGTHALLANGRYEDALELGDTAAAWLASQVHDDDPAALSLLGMIHLRAAVAAARHQDRPTANSLLEKAKRLADRLGSDENHWQTCFGSTNVELHRLSIELDLENIPYVVEHGGIDVSHMAAERAVSHRIDYARGLCLRGRVGESFSELREAEGTSPQLLRNNPRVRETLRDLRKQSPVTGGSHSSELLTMAQRCRAVQ